One genomic region from Terriglobales bacterium encodes:
- a CDS encoding chemotaxis response regulator protein-glutamate methylesterase translates to MKNTVRVLVVDDSALMRKLLPQIIERDSSIQVVGTAMDGAFALDKIPELKPQVVTLDLDMPRMDGMEALRVIARKYRLPAIVVSAHTTEGAAATFRALAMGAFDFVAKPKNTTTDMDAIAKDLIAKIKVAAKSQPVQLPEPRLVARGPKAQRLNAATRVIAIGVSTGGPQALQYVLTQLPPDFSGAILIVQHMPEGFTGMFARRLDELCAIEVREARSGDLLLGGRALICPGNRHMRVKRMPLGDVVVLSDGERMNGHRPSVDVLFHSLAQELREIGIGVLMTGMGEDGADGMRAIKLAGGFTIAQSEESCVVYGMPRMAVERGYAMRVVNLEGLVSTLQAQCNNNRVHIHADPVGESAGDSRH, encoded by the coding sequence ATGAAGAACACGGTGCGAGTGCTGGTCGTCGACGATTCCGCGCTGATGCGCAAGCTTTTGCCGCAAATCATCGAGCGCGATAGCTCGATCCAGGTGGTTGGGACCGCCATGGATGGCGCATTTGCCTTGGACAAGATTCCAGAGCTCAAGCCACAAGTGGTCACTTTGGATCTAGACATGCCGCGCATGGATGGCATGGAGGCCTTGCGCGTCATCGCCCGCAAATATCGTCTGCCGGCGATTGTGGTCAGTGCCCATACCACGGAAGGGGCGGCAGCTACATTTCGCGCCCTCGCCATGGGGGCCTTCGACTTCGTGGCCAAACCGAAGAACACGACCACCGACATGGACGCGATCGCCAAGGACCTGATTGCCAAGATCAAGGTGGCGGCCAAGAGCCAGCCGGTTCAGTTGCCGGAGCCTCGGTTGGTTGCACGCGGACCCAAGGCACAGCGTCTCAATGCAGCCACGCGGGTCATTGCTATCGGCGTTTCGACTGGCGGACCCCAGGCTCTGCAGTATGTACTGACACAGCTGCCGCCAGATTTCTCTGGGGCAATTCTGATTGTCCAGCACATGCCAGAGGGCTTCACCGGTATGTTTGCGCGACGTCTGGACGAACTCTGCGCCATTGAAGTGCGCGAGGCGCGCTCCGGCGACTTGTTGTTAGGGGGTCGGGCGCTCATCTGTCCGGGAAATCGCCATATGCGTGTGAAACGGATGCCGCTGGGAGATGTGGTGGTGCTCAGCGATGGAGAACGCATGAACGGGCACCGTCCCTCAGTTGATGTGCTGTTTCACTCCCTGGCGCAGGAATTGCGCGAAATCGGGATTGGAGTGCTCATGACCGGCATGGGAGAGGATGGCGCCGATGGCATGCGGGCGATTAAGTTGGCGGGCGGATTCACGATCGCGCAATCCGAAGAATCGTGTGTGGTGTACGGCATGCCACGAATGGCGGTGGAGCGAGGGTACGCGATGCGCGTGGTGAATCTGGAAGGCCTGGTGAGTACTCTGCAGGCCCAATGCAACAACAATCGAGTGCACATTCATGCCGACCCGGTCGGCGAAAGTGCGGGAGATTCTAGACATTAG